A genome region from Salvia splendens isolate huo1 chromosome 19, SspV2, whole genome shotgun sequence includes the following:
- the LOC121779625 gene encoding BURP domain protein RD22-like gives MLMEFKILPFIAFLSVAIVASHAALPQEEYWNSVLPNTPMPKAIKELVQPTSEWQDDKSTSVGVGSGGVNVNNGNSGTHVNVGGPSNSVTVGTHNRNGKPVYVRVAPTENPFNYIYAATETQLHDDPNVALFFLEKDLYAGNKMTLHFSKPTGEEEAFLPRHLADSMPFSSNKLPEIYSEFSVKPGSSEAEAIKKTIQECEGTKLQGEETFCATSLESMVDFSTSVLGKDATAVSTEADSTGRKVYRINAVTKLPSDKPAVACHKQEYAYPVFYCHKTDTTVAYRVSLVGAGGSKADAVAVCHRDTSQWNPKHLAFQVLKVKPGSVPVCHYLPENHIVWVSKN, from the exons ATGCTTATGGAGTTCAAGATTCTGCCCTTTATTGCATTTCTTTCT GTGGCAATAGTTGCAAGTCATGCAGCTTTGCCTCAGGAGGAGTACTGGAATTCGGTGTTGCCAAACACTCCCATGCCCAAAGCGATAAAAGAACTCGTGCAACCAACATCAG AATGGCAGGACGACAAGAGCACATCCGTCGGAGTAGGCAGCGGCGGAGTGAACGTCAACAACGGAAACAGCGGCACCCACGTCAATGTCGGCGGCCCATCTAACAGCGTCACTGTCGGAACACACAACAGAAATGGCAAACCCGTCTACGTTCGGGTAGCCCCGACTGAAAACCCGTTCAATTACATCTACGCTGCCACCGAAACGCAGCTGCACGACGACCCGAACGTGGCCCTCTTCTTCCTAGAGAAAGACTTGTATGCAGGCAACAAGATGACCCTCCACTTCTCCAAACCCACAGGAGAGGAGGAAGCATTCTTGCCGCGCCACCTTGCCGACTCCATGCCCTTCTCCTCGAACAAGCTGCCGGAGATCTACAGTGAGTTCTCCGTGAAACCCGGGTCAAGCGAGGCCGAGGCCATCAAGAAAACCATTCAGGAATGCGAGGGCACGAAGCTGCAAGGAGAGGAGACGTTCTGTGCAACTTCCTTGGAGTCCATGGTTGATTTCAGCACGTCCGTGCTGGGGAAAGACGCGACCGCAGTGTCCACCGAGGCCGACAGCACGGGGCGGAAAGTGTACCGTATCAATGCCGTGACGAAGCTGCCAAGCGACAAGCCGGCCGTGGCGTGCCACAAGCAGGAGTATGCATACCCCGTGTTCTACTGCCACAAGACAGACACCACAGTGGCTTACCGCGTTTCATTGGTGGGGGCAGGCGGGTCCAAGGCAGATGCGGTGGCTGTGTGCCACAGGGACACGTCGCAGTGGAACCCGAAGCACTTGGCCTTCCAGGTGCTCAAGGTGAAGCCCGGGTCTGTCCCGGTCTGCCATTACCTCCCTGAGAATCACATTGTGTGGGTTTCAAAGAATTAG